One Vicia villosa cultivar HV-30 ecotype Madison, WI unplaced genomic scaffold, Vvil1.0 ctg.000353F_1_1, whole genome shotgun sequence genomic window carries:
- the LOC131627285 gene encoding uncharacterized protein LOC131627285 has protein sequence MSQSSPSKKSSPLSETASGSRAPNVVSDQDVVLNVVPLNTVPATDPDDVETSVDNNDETPGAKDVETSEAINVETSGTKDAEILEPEKAEEVPVAPSKETLNEGPTVHDVVNLDDLDDSIDIADDELISSISHRVKTRKGKQVCDQDFSKPQVTHQKKVTIKKIKKVLAEPSTTGSKIAVKKRKERSVSAPEDDVLSDEFIVNLSQDCGDGRTDDFHKVYVRRKCIDFFPAVINLYLGRDAEAQPELEVTDNEVCNVITGGKVKKWPIKSKLSASLLNGRYALLHKIGVANWVPTNHTSTIAVGLGKFIYAVGTKTKFDYGTYIFDQTMRHAGTSATKLPIAFPSLICGIILKQHPGILKSKDSVCKRESALSFHYKLLQRSDDMTSAGTSQPSKSVNKALLIAELKETCKELDNRKMKLEKLIQSLEQSTDDDLAGGRDGDNMDEDKGADSGAEEEAEDGEGSEDTRSSDPDEETSSSSDDNTGGSSDEDSDGSDD, from the exons gatgatgttgagacatctgttgaTAACAATGATGAGACCCCTGGTGccaaagatgttgagacatctgaagctatcaatgttgaaaCATCTGGTACTAAAGATGCTGAGATTCTTGAACCTGAGAAAGCTGaagaggttcctgttgctccttctaaagaaactcttaatgaaggcCCTACTGTGCATGATGTGGTGAATCTGGATGATCTGGATGATTCTATTGACATTGCTGATGATGAGCTCATCTCTAGCATCTCTCATAGAGTCAAGACTCGTAAGGGCAAACAGGTTTGTGATCAAGATTTCTCCAAACCTCAAGTTACTCATCAAAAGAAGGTCACTATAAAGAAGATCAAGAAGGTCCTTGCTGAACCTTCAACCACTGGGAGCAAGATTgctgtgaagaagaggaaggaaagaagtgTTTCTGCCCCTGAAGACGATGTcttaagtgat gaATTTATTGTGAATTTGTCTCAAGATTGTGGTGATGGAAGAACTGATGATTTTCATAAGGTGTATGTTAGAAGAAAGTGTATAGATTTTTTCCCTGCTGTTATCAACCTATATCTAGGTAGAGATGCtgaggctcaacctgagcttgaagtaactgaCAATGAAGTATGCAATGTTATCACTGGTGGTAAGGTCAAGAAATGGCCCATAAAGAGTAAATTGTCTGCTAGTCTTTTGAATGGCAGGTATGCCTTGCTGCACAAAATTGGTGTTGCAAACTGGGTGCCTACCAATCACACttctaccattgctgttggccTAGGTAAATTCATTTATGCTGTGGGAACCAAGACAAAATTTGACTATGGGACCTACATATTTGATCAAACTATGAGGCATGCTGGTACCTCTGCTACCAAGCTCCCCATTGCATTCCCATCCCTGATATGTGGGATAATCCTCAAGCAACACCCTGGAATTCTGAAAAGTAAAGATTCTGTATGTAAGAGGGAGAGTGCTTTGtcttttcactacaagctgctcCAGAGGTCTGATGACAtgacatctgctgggacatcacaACCCAGCAAGTCTGTGAACAAAGCCCTTCTTATTGCTGAGCTGAAAGAGACTTGTAAGGAGTTGGACAAcaggaagatgaagcttgaaaaGCTCATCcaaagtcttgagcagtctaCAGATGATGATCTTGCTGGTGGAAGGGATGGTGACAATATGGATGAAGACAAAGGTGCTGATAGTGGGGCTGAGGAAGAGGCTGAGGATGGTGAGGGCTCTGAGGATACTAGGAGTAGTGATCCTGATGAAGAGACTAGTAGCTCAAGTGATGACAATACTGGTGGCTCTAGTGACGAAGACAGTGATGGGTCTGATGATTAG